In Saccharolobus solfataricus, a genomic segment contains:
- the hsp14 gene encoding archaeal heat shock protein Hsp14: MMNVIMREIGKKLDELSREFYESVIPPIDMYEEGGELVVVADLAGFNKDKISVRLSAQNELIINAEREIQYIGTKYATQRPLKIHKVIRLPVKVKRDSQVTAKYENGVLTIRIPVEGSVSIRIE; encoded by the coding sequence ATGATGAATGTGATAATGAGAGAAATAGGTAAAAAATTAGATGAACTGTCTAGAGAATTTTATGAATCAGTTATTCCGCCCATAGATATGTATGAAGAAGGGGGAGAGTTAGTAGTGGTAGCAGATCTAGCGGGTTTTAATAAAGATAAGATAAGTGTAAGGTTATCTGCACAGAACGAACTGATAATTAACGCTGAAAGGGAAATACAGTATATTGGTACTAAATACGCTACTCAGAGACCTCTTAAGATACATAAGGTAATTCGTTTACCGGTAAAGGTTAAGAGGGATTCTCAAGTTACAGCGAAATATGAAAATGGTGTATTGACTATAAGGATACCAGTGGAGGGTTCAGTCTCAATCAGAATAGAATAA